From the Lathyrus oleraceus cultivar Zhongwan6 chromosome 4, CAAS_Psat_ZW6_1.0, whole genome shotgun sequence genome, one window contains:
- the LOC127074913 gene encoding CRS2-associated factor 2, chloroplastic: MVIVALSSSLPGRTNLFSSLPPHDPTPSSSASPRPPIPIPKYPPPRKSKTPPPPSNPALKYHNNSKYYKPIKHDTVITADGDRSVIIGESGVSYLLPGAPFEFQFSYSETPKVKPLAIREPAFLPFAPPTMPRPWTGKAPLKKSKKNIPLFDSFNPPPPGTKGVKHVEMPGPFPIGKFPEEGMSRKEILGEPLKKWEIQMLIKPMVSDNRQVNLGRDGLTHNMLELIQSHWKRCRVCKIRCKGVPTVDMDNVCRHIEEKTGGKIIHRVGGVVYLFRGRNYNYRSRPQYPVMLWKPAAPVYPKLIQDAPEGLTKAEADELRMKGKSLLPICKLVKNGVYTTLVKDVRDAFEGSHLVKIDCKLLDPSDYKKIGAKLKDLVPCVLLSFDDQQVLIWRGKNWKSMYPEVPVFTHAKAGITRNLDSTGMVNDNQSKHMGNMVNSSPKMLSLWKSAIESNKALLLEEFNLGPDALLEKVEEFEGISHATEHSHPAFISSSEDAFEGSEDNYSNEEGLDNVDDYDRNSDDEDDFDHYTDDEDNEFNDIVVTSAQPGSLPIDLLVGKLKLRQKE, translated from the exons ATGGTAATAGTTGCATTATCTTCTTCCCTTCCCGGAAGGACCAACCTCTTCTCCTCCTTACCTCCCCACGACCCCACTCCTTCCTCATCCGCCTCCCCTCGTCCGCCTATCCCCATTCCCAAATACCCCCCACCTCGAAAATCCAAAACCCCACCACCACCATCAAACCCCGCCCTCAAATACCATAACAACTCCAAATACTACAAACCGATCAAACACGACACCGTCATCACCGCCGACGGCGACCGCTCCGTAATCATCGGAGAATCAGGCGTCTCCTACCTCCTCCCCGGCGCTCCATTTGAGTTCCAGTTCAGTTACTCCGAGACTCCCAAAGTTAAGCCCCTGGCGATTCGTGAACCGGCGTTTCTACCGTTCGCGCCTCCCACTATGCCGAGACCGTGGACCGGAAAAGCGCCGTTGAAGAAGTCGAAGAAGAATATTCCTCTTTTTGATTCGTTTAATCCTCCGCCTCCTGGTACGAAAGGAGTTAAGCATGTTGAAATGCCGGGTCCTTTTCCGATTGGGAAGTTTCCAGAAGAAGGAATGAGTAGAAAAGAGATACTTGGGGAGCCTCTTAAGAAGTGGGAGATACAAATGCTTATTAAACCTATGGTGTCTGATAATCGCCAGGTTAATCTCG GAAGGGATGGATTAACGCATAACATGTTGGAGTTGATACAATCGCATTGGAAGCGTTGCCGTGTCTGTAAAATTCGTTGTAAAGGGGTTCCTACTGTTGATATGGATAATGTTTGCCGCCATATTGAG GAGAAAACAGGGGGGAAAATAATTCATCGAGTTGGTGGCGTAGTTTATCTTTTCCGTGGAAGAAATTACAACTACCGTAGTCGTCCACAGTATCCAGTGATGCTCTGGAAGCCAGCTGCTCCTGTATATCCAAAACTTATACAAGATGCTCCAGAAGGATTAACAAAAGCTGAAGCAGATGAATTAAGGATGAAAGGGAAAAGTTTGTTGCCAATATGCAAATTAG TCAAAAATGGAGTATACACAACACTTGTAAAGGATGTCAGAGATGCGTTTGAAGGAAGCCATTTGGTGAAGATTGACTGCAAACTATTGGATCCTAGTGATTACAAGAAAATAGGTGCCAAGTTAAAG GATTTGGTTCCTTGTGTGCTTTTGTCTTTTGATGATCAACAAGTATTGATTTGGAGGGGCAAAAACTGGAAATCAATGTACCCAGAAGTTCCAGTTTTTACTCATGCTAAAGCTGGCATTACAAGGAATTTGGACAGTACAG GCATGGTTAATGACAATCAATCTAAGCATATGGGCAACATGGTCAACTCTAGCCCAAAAATGTTATCTCTATGGAAGAGTGCAATTGAGTCAAACAAAGCTTTGTTGCTAGAAGAATTTAATCTTGGACCTGATGCTCTCTTGGAGAAGGTAGAAGAATTTGAAGGTATTTCACATGCCACAGAGCACTCCCATCCAGCATTTATTTCTTCAAGTGAAGATGCTTTTGAAGGTTCAGAAGACAACTATTCAAATGAAGAAGGCCTAGATAATGTTGATGATTATGACAGAAACAGTGATGACGAAGATGATTTTGATCACTACACCGATGACGAAGACAATGAGTTTAATGATATAGTGGTTACATCTGCTCAACCCGGATCGCTACCAATTGATTTGCTTGTTGGTAAGCTCAAACTAAGGCAAAAGGAGTAA